A stretch of Castanea sativa cultivar Marrone di Chiusa Pesio chromosome 2, ASM4071231v1 DNA encodes these proteins:
- the LOC142626399 gene encoding disease resistance protein Roq1-like, producing the protein MALQINKGCSSSSTTRHMYDVFLSFRGEDTRYNFTGHLYHALCDKGFNTFIDDNLQRGEEISTELLKAIELSMISIVVFSENFASSTWCLNELVKILECKNYGQLVLPIFYKVNPLEVRKQKGKFGIALTKHEEKHNKDKVQSWRAALTKATYLAGFSYKDGCFESETQFIKKIIKEISSTTSNRTQLFVAKYPVGIDSRVEEIELLLDTKSNGVRMLGIHGLGGVGKTTIAKAVYNRIFDRFDRSCFLENVREKSWTTNGIIQLQETLLSMILQDTYLKVDNVPKGIELIMDRLCHTRLLLILDDVDEWNQIENLLGRCDWFSSRSRIIITTRDKQVITALGKDHLVYEVKKLNQCEAHELFSLHTFQMNKPGEDYSEVVKQIIHYANGLPLALKIIGSDLCGKSINEWENALEKYKNIPHKKIQEKLKISYDGLEKTEKDIFLHVACFFKGFEKDYITNILETCNLYPHDGIRKLIDKCLITVNQWGILSMHDLLQQMGREIVQQESEIPENRSRIWCYEDAYGVLTRNVGTDKIQAMILRSPEPVTMKLQSEPFERMKNLKFLLVENVHICEEFQYLPNGLRLLEWHKFPFSSWLSKYCPQKLVALNMSGSSRIKIETIFKQGIQLTNLKHIDLRECDSITELPKLCAPNLKTLDLSSCTELVTVHELCVTNLETLNLSFCYKLVTVHESVGFLDRLRIWDLQYCMSLQHLPNNLRLKSLEGFNLEHCSMLEKFPNIHQEMRRLENLHLSESGIKGLPSSIGYLTQLTGLWLKGCHNLRDLPDVIYKLQMLEFLSLDTSKLRPPCNFFDGLSEYGFPSLRELYIYECGIELEFWMKPNYFPVLKVLSLSGTDIVSIPENLHRFTTLESLDIRSCKQLRQILRLPQFIKRVDARGCTSLELDAQSSSRLLNQIGEILYEGERSDILSRDLFLFHWGDERSFIVPGTEIPRWLNSKHQSVGNSISFCVGRKFPNVFAFYFAFGLVTYPSPAVLNVYLSINGFEKVLINFITPYRDASDTLWISSRSHLKLQKLLNESNPSDYNHIEVTYRLIPPVCTLDFRGWGVKVECICCPQKSCISSSMALTLVDNDLDSNLNLPLKKRRKY; encoded by the exons ATGGCTCTGCAAATCAACAAAGGATGCTCTTCTTCCTCCACTACCCGACACATGTATGACGTTTTCTTGAGCTTTAGAGGTGAAGATACTCGTTATAATTTTACTGGTCATTTATATCATGCTTTATGTGACAAAGGTTTTAACACCTTTATTGATGATAATCTTCAAAGAGGAGAAGAAATTTCAACAGAGCTTCTCAAAGCCATAGAATTGTCAATGATTTCGATTGTcgtattttctgaaaattttgcatCTTCAACTTGGTGTTTGAATGAACTTGTCAAAATTCTTGAGTGTAAGAATTATGGCCAATTAGTTCTACCTATTTTTTACAAAGTAAATCCATTAGAAGTACGCAAACAAAAGGGAAAGTTTGGGATTGCACTAACTAAACATGAAGAAAAGCATAACAAAGATAAGGTTCAGAGTTGGAGGGCAGCTTTAACCAAAGCAACTTATTTGGCTGGATTCTCTTACAAGGATGG TTGCTTTGAATCCGAAACtcagtttatcaaaaaaattataaaagagatATCAAGCACTACATCAAATCGGACACAACTATTTGTCGCTAAATATCCAGTTGGAATAGATTCTCGTGTGGAGGAGATAGAATTGCTTTTGGATACAAAGTCAAATGGTGTTCGCATGCTAGGGATTCATGGTCTTGGAGGAGTAGGTAAAACTACAATTGCAAAAGCTgtttataatagaatttttgATCGTTTTGACAGGAGCTGCTTTCTAGAGAATGTTAGAGAAAAGTCATGGACAACCAATGGCATAATCCAACTACAAGAGACACTTCTTTCGATGATATTACAAGACACGTATTTAAAGGTGGACAATGTTCCCAAAGGAATTGAATTGATAATGGATAGGCTTTGTCATACAAGGCTTCTTTTAATTCTTGATGACGTGGATGAATGGAACCAGATAGAAAATTTGCTTGGAAGATGTGACTGGTTTAGTTCCAGAAGTAGAATTATTATAACAACAAGAGACAAACAAGTGATAACCGCTCTTGGAAAAGATCATCTAGTTTATGAGGTTAAGAAATTGAATCAATGTGAAGCTCATGAACTCTTCAGCCTGCACACCTTCCAAATGAATAAACCAGGGGAAGACTATTCAGAAGTTGTAAAGCAAATAATACATTATGCTAATGGTCTTCCATTAGCACTAAAAATAATAGGTTCTGATTTGTGTGGAAAAAGTATAAATGAATGGGAAAATGCATTAGAAAAGTACAAAAACATtcctcacaaaaaaattcaagaaaagctCAAAATAAGTTATGATGGATTGGAAAAAACTGAAAAGGATATTTTTCTCCATGTTGCTTGTTTTTTCAAGGGATTTGAGAAGGACTACATTACAAATATACTAGAAACTTGCAATTTATATCCACATGATGGTATTCGCAAACTTATTGATAAGTGTCTCATAACTGTTAATCAATGGGGCATATTGTCAATGCATGACTTGTTACAACAAATGGGCAGGGAAATCGTTCAACAAGAATCTGAAATCCCTGAAAATCGTAGCAGGATATGGTGTTATGAGGATGCTTATGGAGTGCTAACTAGAAATGTG GGGACTGATAAAATTCAAGCAATGATATTGCGCTCACCAGAACCAGTAACCATGAAATTGCAGAGTGAACCTTttgaaaggatgaaaaatcttaaatttcttTTAGTTGAAAATGTACATATTTGTGAAGAGTTTCAATATCTCCCTAATGGTTTACGGTTACTTGAATGGCATAAATTTCCTTTTTCCTCCTGGTTATCTAAATATTGTCCTCAAAAACTTGTTGCACTCAATATGAGTGGGAGTAGTCGCATTAAAATTGAGACAATATTCAAGCAG GGTATccaattaacaaatttaaagcATATCGATCTTCGGGAGTGTGACTCCATTACAGAATTACCTAAATTGTGTGCTCCAAACCTAAAGACATTGGACCTTTCTTCTTGTACTGAATTAGTTACGGTTCATGAATTGTGTGTCACAAACCTAGAGACATTGAACCtttctttttgttataaattaGTTACGGTTCATGAGTCTGTTGGATTTCTTGATAGGCTACGGATATGGGACCTACAATACTGTATGAGTCTTCAACATCTTCCAAACAACCTCAGGTTGAAATCGCTTGAAGGGTTTAATCTTGAGCATTGCTCTATGCTTGAGAAATTCCCCAATATTCATCAAGAAATGAGACGTTTAGAGAATTTGCACTTATCTGAGAGTGGCATCAAAGGGTTGCCTTCATCAATCGGGTATCTTACTCAGCTTACTGGATTATGGTTAAAAGGTTGCCACAACCTGAGGGATCTTCCAGACGTCATCTACAAATTGCAAATGCTTGAGTTCTTATCTCTTGACACTTCCAAATTGAGACCACCGTGCAATTTTTTTGATGGACTTTCCGAATATGGGTTTCCAAGCTTAAGGGAACTGTATATCTATGAATGTGGAATCGAATTAGAATTTTGGATGAAGCCCAATTACTTTCCCGTATTGAAAGTTCTAAGTCTATCTGGGACTGATATTGTTAGCATCCCTGAAAACCTACACAGATTTACTACGTTAGAAAGCCTTGATATACGAAGTTGCAAGCAGCTACGACAAATTTTGAGGCTTCCACAATTTATAAAACGTGTAGATGCAAGGGGTTGTACGTCATTAGAATTAGATGCACAATCCTCAAGCAGATTATTGAATCag ATTGGAGAAATTTTATATGAAGGAGAAAGAAGCGACATATTAAGTAGAGATTTGTTCCTTTTTCATTGGGGGGATGAACGTAGTTTTATAGTACCAGGTACAGAGATTCCAAGGTGGTTGAATTCCAAGCATCAAAGTGTTGGAAATTCCATATCATTCTGTGTTGGTCGCAAATTTCCAAATGTTTTTGCCTTCTATTTCGCTTTTGGACTGGTGACGTATCCATCCCCGGCTGTTTTAAATGTTTACCTCTCCATTAATggttttgaaaaagttttgattaattttattacCCCATATCGTGATGCTTCTGATACATTGTGGATATCTTCTAGATCACATCTCAAATTGCAGAAGCTATTGAATGAATCAAATCCATCTGATTACAATCACATTGAGGTTACATATAGATTAATTCCACCTGTTTGTACTTTAGATTTTAGAGGGTGGGGGGTCAAAGTAGAATGTATCTGTTGTCCTCAAAAATCTTGTATTTCATCTTCAATGGCCCTTACCCTTGTTGACAATGATTTAGACTCCAATCTGAATCTACCATTAAAGAAGAGGAGAAAATATTGA